From Pagrus major chromosome 2, Pma_NU_1.0, one genomic window encodes:
- the LOC141019576 gene encoding extracellular calcium-sensing receptor-like: MTLMPLFYNVYKGVYAMAYALHNILSCNETCNNKVQLDPFTILQHIRKIRFTTKEGDEVYFDENGDPAAKYEIINWQPTENGIVDFVRVGLYDASLPAEKQLNLQNKSLIWAQNSLQVPLSVCSEKCPPGTRKVLQKGKPVCCYDCLMCAEGEISNATDSITCVRCHPDFWSNERRDACVKKEAEFLSYEEIMGALLTAASLFGTCMTAVVAFIFFRYRQTPVVRANNSELSFLLLFSLTLCFLCSLTFIGRPSEWSCMLRHTAFGITFVLCISCVLGKTIVVLMAFRATLPGSDVMKWFGPAQQKLSVLGFTLIQVIICILWLTISPPFPFKNFKTFKDKIILECALGSAVGFWAVLGYIGLLAMLCFILAFLARKLPDNFNEAKFITFSMLIFCAVWITFIPAYVSSPGKFSVAVEIFAILASSFGLLICIFIPKCYIILLKPEKNTKKNMMGKGPPKSF; this comes from the exons ATGACACTCATGCCTCTCTTTTACAATGTTTATAAAGGAGTGTATGCTATGGCCTACGCACTTCATAATATTCTCAGCTGTAATGAAACATGTAACAACAAGGTGCAGCTAGATCCATTTACG ATTTTACAGCACATAAGAAAAATTCGGTTCACGACTAAGGAAGGAGATGAAGTTTACTTTGATGAGAATGGAGATCCAGCAGCAAAGTATGAAATTATAAACTGGCAGCCTACAGAAAATGGTATTGTGGACTTTGTCAGAGTCGGTCTTTATGATGCATCTTtacctgcagagaaacagctgaATCTGCAAAATAAGTCTTTAATTTGGGCCCAAAACTCACTACAG GTGCCGTTGTCAGTTTGCAGTGAGAAATGTCCACCAGGAACTCGCAAGGTCCTGCAGAAAGGAAAGCCTGTCTGCTGCTATGACTGTTTAATGTGTGCCGAGGGAGAAATAAGCAACGCCACAG attccATCACCTGTGTGCGTTGCCACCCCGACTTCTGGtcaaatgagagaagagatgcCTGTGTAAAGAAGGAGGCAGAGTTTCTCTCATATGAAGAGATTATGGGAGCACTACTCACTGCAGCATCTCTATTTGGAACATGCATGACTGCTGTTGTGGCGTTCATTTTCTTCAGATACAGACAGACTCCTGTTGTCAGggccaacaactctgagctgagcttcctgctgctcttctccttgactctgtgtttcctgtgttctctgACCTTCATCGGCCGGCCCTCTGAGTGGTCCTGCATGCTGCGACACACAGCGTTCGGCATCACCTTTGTCCTTtgtatctcttgtgttctgGGGAAAACAATAGTGGTGTTAATGGCCTTCAGGGCCACACTTCCAGGTagtgatgtgatgaaatggTTTGGGCCTGCACAGCAGAAACTCAGTGTTCTGGGTTTCACTCTTATACAAGTTATCATTTGTATCCTCTGGTTAAcaatttctcctccttttccctttaagaattttaaaacattcaaggaCAAAATCATCTTAGAGTGCGCTCTGGGCTCAGCTGTAGGCTTTTGGGCTGTACTTGGGTACATTGGACTTCTggccatgttgtgttttattcttgCTTTCCTGGCTCGGAAACTGCCTGATAATTTCAATGAAGCCAAATTTATCAcctttagcatgctgatattctgtgcagtTTGGATCACTTTTATCCCAGCGTATGTCAGTTCTCCTGGGAAGTTCAGTGttgctgtggagatatttgctATTCTGGCTTCAAGCTTTGGActgctcatttgcatttttattccaaaatgttatattatcttactgaaaccagagaagaatacaaaaaagaatATGATGGGGAAGGGGCCACCAAAATCATTCTga
- the LOC141019584 gene encoding extracellular calcium-sensing receptor-like, whose translation MFTQRWPEQGLALLQLLLVISLSQAQESVCRHRGDPENPLLSKDGDIMLGGVFNFHSKWNDRMENYMNKPKPPQCTRLNFRGFQFTQAMLFAIEEITNSTDLLPGISLGYKFYDGCGSIARGVRVALASATGNEVTFAPSDKACTRPTKVQAIMIGSSSSPCMAIATFLGPFYIPLISQFATCACLSDKTKYPSFLRTIPSDYYQSRALAQLVKYFGWTWVGAIRTNDDYGNNGMATFTETAQQLGICLEYSVSIFRTDPPDKIQQIVDIIKASTSKVIVTFLFPTALYLIMQELSHHNLTAYQWVGTETWIFDSQTAALDRHHILDGAIGLSIPKAHVSGMREFILDVKGLNSSSNELFTEFWETLFSCKFRQSKSSDGNQIECTGHEDVTEVQNSFTDMTLMPIFYNVYKGVYAVAHALHNILSCNKTCDNKVQLDPFMILQHIKNIRFTTKEGDEVYFDENGDPAAKYDIINWQPAENGIVDFVTVGLYDASLPADKQLNLQNKSLIWAQNSQQVPLSVCSEKCPPGTRKVLQKGKPVCCYDCLRCAEGEISNTTDSITCVLCHPEFWSNERRDACVKKEAEFLSYEEIMGALLTAASLFGTCMTAVVAFIFFRYRQTPVVRANNSELSFLLLFSLTLCFLCSLTFIGRPSEWSCMLRHTAFGITFVLCISCVLGKTIVVLMAFRATLPGSNVMKWFGPAQQKLSVLGFTLIQVIICTLWLTISPPFPFRNFKRFKDKIILECALGSAVGFWAVLGYIGLLAMLCFILAFLARKLPDNFNEAKFITFSMLIFCAVWITFIPAYVSSPGKFSVAVEIFAIQASSFGLLICIFTPKCYIILLKPEKNTKKNMMGKGAPKSF comes from the exons CAATTTACCCAGGCTATGCTTTTTGCCATAGAGGAGATTACTAATAGCACAGACCTACTGCCTGGCATCTCTTTGGGCTACAAGTTCTATGATGGTTGTGGCTCTATTGCCAGAGGTGTGAGAGTCGCACTGGCCTCTGCGACTGGTAATGAAGTGACATTTGCACCATCTGACAAAGCATGTACCAGACCTACCAAAGTGCAGGCCATTATGATAGGGAGCTCATCCTCTCCATGTATGGCAATAGCTACATTCCTTGGACCCTTTTATATACCCTTG atcaGCCAATTTGCTACTTGTGCTTGTCTCAGTGATAAAACCAAGTACCCATCATTCCTCAGAACAATACCCAGTGACTACTACCAGAGCAGAGCCCTGGCCCAGTTGGTCAAGTACTTTGGATGGACTTGGGTTGGAGCTATTAGAACAAATGATGATTATGGTAATAATGGCATGGCCACATTCACAGAAACAGCCCAGCAGCTGGGTATCTGTCTGGAGTACTCTGTGTCTATCTTTAGAACAGATCCAccagacaaaatacaacagataGTTGACATTATAAAGGCTTCCACTTCAAAGGTGATTGTCACTTTTCTCTTTCCCACGGCTTTGTATCTGATAATGCAGGAGTTGTCTCATCACAACTTGACTGCATATCAGTGGGTGGGCACTGAGACCTGGATCTTTGATTCCCAAACTGCAGCCTTGGACAGGCATCATATTCTGGATGGTGCCATTGGCCTGTCCATCCCCAAAGCACATGTCAGTGGCATGAGAGAGTTCATTTTGGATGTGAAGGGACTCAACTCATCTAGTAATGAATTGTTTACAGAGTTTTGGGAGACATTATTTAGCTGTAAGTTCAGACAGTCAAAGTCATCAGACGGGAATCAGATAGAATGTACTGGACATGAAGATGTGACTGAAGTGCAAAACAGCTTCACTGATATGACACTCATGCCTATCTTTTACAATGTTTATAAAGGAGTGTATGCTGTGGCCCATGCACTTCATAATATTCTtagctgtaataaaacatgtgacAACAAGGTGCAGCTAGATCCATTTATG ATTTTACAGCACATTAAAAATATTCGGTTCACAACAAAGGAAGGAGATGAAGTTTACTTTGATGAGAATGGAGACCCAGCAGCAAAATATGACATTATAAACTGGCAGCCAGCAGAAAATGGCATTGTGGACTTTGTCACAGTTGGTCTTTATGATGCTTCTTtacctgcagacaaacagctgaatcTGCAAAATAAGTCTTTAATTTGGGCCCAGAACTCACAACAG GTGCCGTTGTCAGTTTGCAGTGAGAAATGTCCACCAGGAACTCGAAAGGTTCTGCAGAAAGGAAAGCCTGTCTGCTGCTATGACTGTTTAAGATGTGCAGAGGGAGAAATCAGCAACACCACAG attCTATCACTTGTGTGCTATGCCACCCTGAGTTCTGGtcaaatgagagaagagatgcCTGTGTAAAGAAGGAGGCAGAGTTTCTCTCATATGAAGAGATTATGGGAGCACTACTCACTGCAGCATCTCTATTTGGAACATGCATGACTGCTGTTGTGGCGTTCATTTTCTTCAGATACAGACAGACTCCTGTTGTCAGggccaacaactctgagctgagcttcctgctgctcttctccttgactctgtgtttcctgtgttctctgACCTTCATCGGCCGGCCCTCTGAGTGGTCCTGCATGCTGCGACACACAGCATTCGGCATCACCTTTgtcctctgtatctcttgtgttctgGGGAAAACAATAGTGGTGTTAATGGCCTTCAGGGCCACACTTCCAGGTAGTAATGTGATGAAATGGTTTGGGCCTGCACAGCAGAAACTCAGTGTCCTGGGTTTCACTCTTATACAAGTTATCATATGTACCCTCTGGTTAACAATTTCACCTCCTTTTCCCTTTAGGAATTTCAAAAGGTTCAAGGACAAAATCATCTTAGAGTGTGCTTTGGGCTCAGCTGTAGGCTTTTGGGCTGTACTTGGGTACATTGGACTTCTGgccatgttatgttttattcttgCTTTTCTAGCTCGGAAACTGCCTGATAATTTCAATGAGGCCAAATTCATCAcctttagcatgctgatattctgtgcagtATGGATCACTTTTATCCCAGCgtatgtcagctctcctgggaagttcagtgttgctgtggagatatttgctATTCAGGCTTCAAGTTTTGGActgctcatttgcatttttactccaaaatgttatattatcttattgaaaccagagaagaatacaaaaaagaatATGATGGGGAAGGGAGCACCAAAATCTTTCTAA